TTAgaaatagtgagactgcatggggtacctgTCTTGATCATTTTCGATCGAGATCCTCATTTCACGTCTCGGTTCTAGAAGAAGCTTCATGAGGCTTTGCGTTCAAGATTAGGCTTGATCGCTTTCCATCCACAGACAGATGGTCAGTCgaagagggtgattcagatactggaggacatGTTGAGGAGCTGTGTTATTGATTTTTGAGATAGTTGGGAGGAGTACTTGCCGTTAACGGAGTTTGCCTACAATAATAGCTTccagtctagcatccagatggcaccttacgaggcactGTACGATCGTAAGTGTCGCACTCttttatgttggactgagttgagCGAGCGATGTGTtctgggtcctgagttggtctcCGAGATAGAAGATAGGGTTAGATTGATTCGGGATCATTTGAAAGCGGCTTCTGATAGGCATAAATCGTATGTGGATTTGAAGAGGCGTGAGATCGAGTATTCTGTGGGGGACTTAGTTTTTCTCAGGGTCTTGTCATGGAAAAAGGTTATGAGGTTCGGTCGTAAGGGCAAGCTGAACCCTCGATTTATTGGACCTTACAGCATTCTGAACGTGAAGGACCTGTCGCTTatcagttggagttacctcTGGAGTTAAACCgtattcatgatgtttttcacgTCTCGATGTTGAGGCACTACCACTCTGATTCCACTCACGTTGTTTccgttgaggagattgaggttaggccagacTTGACCTTCGAGAAGGAGCCGGTTCAGATTCTGGAGCGTGATATAAATGTCATTAGGAAAAAGTCTATTCCTTTAGTGAAGGTTCTGTGGCGTAATCATAGCATtgaggaggccacgtgggagcctAAAGATGCAATGCGTTAGCAATATCCTCACCTGTTCTAATCAGGTAAAATTTCgtggatgaaattttcttttagggggtagagttgtaatgctccaaaatttctaattttgttattgtgaaaatatgacacaaatatctgtcagctttagtggttatacgttctgggagtgtttgagaggtcctaagttcaagccttcgcttgggcaaattttggtattttgaactgaattaggccttactcttgtttagtaggcttttatttgattgttgggtaaattacatcagaatgggcctgctggtctggtggttaaatggtgtgttattatggtggaggt
The window above is part of the Gossypium raimondii isolate GPD5lz chromosome 9, ASM2569854v1, whole genome shotgun sequence genome. Proteins encoded here:
- the LOC128031932 gene encoding uncharacterized protein LOC128031932; protein product: MAPYEALYDRKCRTLLCWTELSERCVLGPELVSEIEDRVRLIRDHLKAASDRHKSYVDLKRREIEYSVGDLVFLRVLSWKKHSEREGPVAYQLELPLELNRIHDVFHVSMLRHYHSDSTHVVSVEEIEVRPDLTFEKEPVQILERDINVIRKKSIPLVKVLWRNHSIEEATWEPKDAMR